DNA from Larimichthys crocea isolate SSNF chromosome XIII, L_crocea_2.0, whole genome shotgun sequence:
AAAACGTCCGTTAGCATCAAACCCGACGGACCCAGCGGCGAAGCCTCGACACTAAACAGTCACAAAGCGTGCACGCACGGCAAAATTCAGACTCACCTCAACCGGTGGATGTGGAGAAGTTATTAAAGTTCATGGCTGAACACCAACCCCTCTCTGGTCCCTATCATCCTGGAGCAGCGCCGCACCGCAGAGTCGGCGCTGATTGGCCGAGCGCTGACAGCCGCGGTTACGTCACGTAAACCTCCTTACGCACGAAAGGGGCCTCACAGAGGTGAACCCCACCTCGAGCCCACACCTCGAGCCCACACCTCACCAGCAGAGATAATAATATACTGATAACCTGTGTCTGTGATCTGCAACGCTGAAAGACAATTATAGATCCTAATATCTATTTACATTTAGATTATGTCTATTATTTCCCACAAAAGGgcaatatagatagatagatcttcTCTATCATACTTCTCTCTACAACCAGCACCAGAGGATCCAGGGCACAGAGCCATGCTTCTTAATGACTTTGGTCAGTTGTTTAGTGTCACTCTGGCTCTGGCTCCACCTTGTGTCTTGAGAGCTGCTATAACAAGTCAATTTCCTCAGTATGCGCTCAGTAAAATCGGTCTTATGTTATTTATAGTCCttattactgttattgttgttattattaatccctattggatttcgaaagtttaaaagtaaattgCATTTTCGACGGCCTATACGTACtcgaaaactcatgaaaatttgcctaccccccccaaagtcgggtgtaaaattagcattttgggggtctcgcacatggacgtgcAAAAAtggctcgacagcgccacctagatgtaTGTTTTTGGAGGGGCCCCTCGCCACGATTTCGTCCAGGTTTCGTCCACATGTACGAAATTTGGAGTGAGTATGTAACAtaccgagacacacaaaaaagtctcttggtgaccctggctacagtgaagcgtacggcgtccaatttttgtcagatttggccttttcgtgtttttggggtcatttccaggggtcgcatttgaacgaactcctcttaaggattttatccgatgtgtTTAAAACTTGCCATGTGTGTTCTTAAGGCCCCGAcaataaaaagttattaaaatcgCAACTTctcatcagagggcgtggccgtgacggcgccGATTTTTccgaaaaaaacatttttttggctgattttcaggcaaaagtgttggcCTCTCGtatactttctcagagctgtctgaaacttcttgtggttgttaagaccaatattatgcaaaattcggctgcataattatttaGGGGGCGGGGtaaaagcgctctatagcgcccccttgaatttttctttggaacagccGCACCACcgttttggacacagagttgTGAAACCTCAGCCGAATTATAGAACATagcaagacctacaaaaaagtctcttggagcaacgggctacaatgaacaggatgcgagatatttaagaatgaaaatctccatttttgctgtttcgggCAGATAGAGAAGGGGTCATATTTGAACGCACgcctcctagggattttatccaattcacttcaaacttggtaggtgtgttcatatgGATGTACTTAGCAAAAGTTGTCAAAATTATGCATTTTGGGGAAACagtgtgggcgtggcgatccataaaaagattcaaagaagagatcggcaggaagcaccttctcagagctatctgaaacttcttgtggttattaagaccgatattatgcacatttcgacgtgcgcacatgtcTGAGGGCCCGgccatcgctgcttgcagctttaattattatttattattacttaatAAGTTCCATTAGGattattttttacttacttattaCTCACATTACTTCCATAATAACCATTATTGTTTATCCCTGATAACTCTccttttacattatttattgtcAATTTAATTATAACAAATTGTAGATTGTACATTTCACTATGATAGTCACTGTGTTATTATATGTGATCATTTTACTGAAGTGAATTTGTTAAAAGGTGTACATTTTTGCAGAAATAACAAATAGCTACCAAAGGCAGGACAAAGGAgacaaaatgtatgtgtgtaacaGAGAAAGATGCTGGCTTCCTTTGTGTGTTACCACATATAAGTCAAAGCTTGTCTTTTGGTTTCAAGCTGACTCGACTCAAAATGAACTCTCCTCTGTCAAAATATGTAATTCTCTATCACAATACCGATATATATCTTGGTATAAGAAAAGCAGCTGAGCAATTGttattgtgtaaaataaaaaggacaagAATCTCTGTTTTGGCTAATCCATAAAATATGCAACATTGTCCATTATGGCCTAATACAGCCAGAAATGTTAAACGGATAATGGCAAAGCCTCTAATGGTTGACATATTTCTAAAGTCTCTCAGGCACTTAGAACTTCTTCTttgcataaaaatgtttctttatgacATCATAGGAATTCCAATTGATGATTAATCAtcatacatttgtgttttactaAAATGACCTCAAAACAATACTGTCAAAACACatatcaaaatattttaatcgataaaaacatcaaaattcttacaaaaattataatatttacagcATGAAACAGCAGTGAAAATACTGTGTAAAGAACGTACAAAAAACGAGCTGCAAAAGCTGTGAACGGTAAACGCCTGAGAGAAATGCCACtaaacaacactgacactgcTAATTActtatatacatattttcataTCAGAAATCGCTCATCCACCAGAGTCTTGTTGACGAGGTTCTTCCTTCCGAGAGTGTTACGAATCAAGCGAAATATCTGCAacaaatgagattttttttttttttaaatacgtCCCCTCGTTAACACAGTGACAACAGGCAACACTGTATACACACCAAATACTAACCATTTGCTGCACGTATGTAAGGACAGATGCGAGCACAAAGTTTTGAGACCCAAGGTCAACGACACAGAAGAACAAAGTGTCAAAGATCAGCAACGTGGCCTCATTTCCATAATACAGCAGATCGCTGAAGGAGTGGGCCTCATCTGCAGTGAGAAAGGAAAAACGacatcatacacacactgacatactgtgtgtatatacacaaacagaaatgtctaGCCTATCTGGGTCATTACCGTTgtaaaaaatgcttttttcaTTGGGTTCAAGGAACTCCATCCCTATGACCCGCTCAAACATCAGCTTGTCCTTCACTATATAGTCCATGTCAGGCTGGGCCTGTGGAATAAACGCAGCATGAGGGTCTCATCTGTACAAAACAACTAATTTTCTTTACAATCTAACAAATACATGTACTATCATCAAACTCTGCTGGGTTCAGTGTACTCACATGGTCTATAACGGATCCCAGGAAGTGGTTCATGGTGTGGTAGGCTCTGGTGTTCTGCTCAAACAGGTTAGCCGAGCCTGCGTCCATCAGTCGTGATGGCCCactcctctgcagcagatgaGACAAGCAACCATTGAACCGTTTAAAttgaaaatcatttttctctttgttagaTATTTTAGAGCTCAattacaaacacaacagagagagcaCACACCCTGCTGAGCGGCTCCCGTATCCTCTCGTATTGCTCACACAGACGTCTGGCAAGAGACACCTGAAAGGTCTGGATCTCCGTGTTGGGTAGTAGACCTCTCTGACCACACAGGGACTCCTtaagacaaaaaagaagaaagaaataggTGGTTACGTTAGATAAATAATGGAATAAATATGCTACACAACATGTAGCCTGTTGGTGTacatacactctctctcttcagatTGTTGTTCATTTCCTCCATGTTTGTATCCGCATGTCCATGAACTGAACGACCATGGATGTAGTAGCCAAAAGAACGGTGCGATAACAACAGCACAGAAACCTAAGTAAAAAGAACACGGACAAAATCCTCttacagacaaacatttcagacagaTATGTTGGAAGAATTTAATATGCGCATTTCTACGTACGTTACTGATGGAGCAGAGATCTACAAACTGGCGGATTTTGTCCTCCACAAAATGCTCATGAAACACTGTGAAGAAAATCACCTGAAGGGATAAATAATTATCTTTTTGAGGAGCTCTTTATACTCATACTACACATTTCCTTCATTCAGAAGCggtgagaggaaggagggaagtaGGAGATAAAACTGAATGATGGCTGTTTTACCTGCAGGAGTCCGATGCAGAGCCACAGGGAGGCTGCCAGTCCGTAGCGCAGCATCAGGCTGTATGAAGGGGTGTACGCCTGTGAGGAGCGCTCTAAAGTTGGCCACGGGTCCCTCAGAGCGAGGTTAGAGAAACCCAGCACCTGAATAATACAGAGTGACATGTCAGCAATGATgaaaagagacataaaaaggtgcaaaaaaaaaaagtatgtgtttatgtgagatGTACCTCGAGAAAGAAGAGCACAGCCATGATTTGAAAAGTTGGGCTGATCTTGCGGATGGTCTGGATCTCATTCCATTCGTTGGCCACAAAGTAGGTCCTCCAGATGCTGACCGGAGCGGGCTCACGTTTCCCCTCACCTGCTTTAACAGCAGGGAAAATAGTGAATGGATAAAACAGCTGGATAATGACTTTTTATGAAGACTAAAAGACTATGTTTATACCTTGTGCAGTTCTACTAGCTTTGCTTCGTGGCCTCTCCCAGTCAATAAAGAATATATCAACTGACACTTGAATGATCAGCTTGTGGAGAAACTGGATAGCCTGGatatgaatacacacaacaaTACTTTCAGTATTCCTGATAGGAGCACATGATCCAACATTCAAAAGCAATTTTGAACTCTAACCTTGAGGGCGAAGGCACATCCAATGTATGTCACAAACTGCTCCTCCTGAGCAGGTAGTGGCAACACCACTGACACAAACTGTTGAGCCTGAACAGATCAGAGCAAGTAATTATAGAAAGGAGCCAATATTAATCACACCTAAATCTATGCGATCTTAAAGAATTGTTCAGGCAAAGAATgtagaggaaaggaaaaaggacTTGCCTTTAATGTCTAAAGagtgcagagaagaaaaagaaactgttaGTTTCATGCAAGTTCATGCAAAAACAAGCGAAACAGACTTTGTTTTGGAAAAGGAATAAAGTTCAAATGGCTCAAAGCAAGCAAAAGCTACAGAAAGAAGATACTGGAGACCACTCAAGTATGAAATCAATCCCATAAAAGAAAGTCCCAAAGGAATTAGACTAACCTTGTAAAAGATGAGCCAGTAAAGTCCGGTTCCCACAGTGACGGCGAAGAAAACATTGGCAAGATCTCCggcataaaacaacaaaaacttcAGTATAGCCTGAGGCAGACAAGTGAGAGACTAACATTACTTCCACACTTTACACCAATGTATGgattaaagtgaaaataatgaCATGTTAAAGACACAGTACCTCCACATCAATGTGCACAGAGCCGATTCTCCTCTTCCAGCTGACCGTCTTCAGCAGAGAGTAGAGCACAGCTACACCGCCCATCACACCTAGAGCGGTCTgtgcagacacaaaaacatcagagcCACAGCTGATACTGCATCTCAGTGGGTTGTGATATCAACACTGAAAAGCACAATTATACACATTCGCCCATTTAAgaataaacatttcattcattcttctaCTTACATCAGTCTTCATGCGAGCCTCATTCTGATCCATCTCATACTCGACTGCAAACGTCGTCTAGAAACAGATAAATGAGTTCAACAAGTACGCCAACAAAAGCTCGTTTCTGTCTTTTCAACAGACTGCTGATAAAAACAACCTGCAGTGTCCTTACGTGTGCTAAACGTGTGTGATGATTATATTTGTATCTTTGTAAGAACCCTTTTCAGTTTTAAACCATCATAATTTTTTTCCCACTACGTCAAAGGATTATTTCGAGATTAAGACTTGATTTCAAGATCAATGTTAAAATTAGGTTTAGTATAGGGTAAGATTTGGGGTTAGACATTTAGTTGTAATGAGGTCACTGAGTGTCctaaacagacaaaagtgtgtgtgcgcgccctactcacagacacagtttgtgtgtttatatccGTGATGAGAACATCACTGTAGGTCACAGTCAGCAGAGGGGGATATACTTGTCCTTCCTGGGTGCGGGGAACCAGCTGAAATctaccaaaaacacacatctgatcAAAAACATCACTACTTCTCAAAGCAGCCTGTGGtggcaaacagaaaacatattgTATTCATTTGGGTGTGATGAAGAGCAATTAAATACTCACTTATACTTATTTTAAAGGATCATTTATGGCTTACAAACAAGAAATTGGTTACAtgagacacagagggaagcCTAATGCTTCTCCAGGCTTTGATCCTTATATTCCCACAGTTTCAAAACAGTCGCTGTTaggttttatttcatcatgCAAAAACTTCAATATCTGTATTAGTATTTTTAATTCCCATAACAAGTTATAAAAACAAGCTGCcgctttcttttttatttatcatggTGATGTGTACATTGAGCTGGAACTCACCTTATTTTGACACTGGTGGCAACACGGATGACTTTAGGCTGGGAACCTATGCTCTTCTCTCTTCCACTCAGCGTGTCGACAAGAAAAATACGTCGAGACAGGTACCAGTTCTTCATGTTCTCTGTACAAcgacaaaatatattaaagcaatggccacgcacacatgcacaccacacatacgcacacacacacacacagaaaaaatcaAATCCTACCTTGGTTGATGAACCGTCCATTGTATTGCTGGTTATAGATTAGGGTAGGCAGAGGGAGAAGTTTTCTGTTCTCTCCGCCACCAAGATCCATGAATACATCATAGAACAACGGCTCAGGATGCGTACCCAACAGCTCTGCTACTGAGAAatcacactacacacacagacacaaacacatgacttATAATACAACTGGGCATTGCAGGAGCATTTGTGAGAGTTTGTCTCTGAGctaaatgaaagaagaaacactCACACTCTGTTGGTAAGTGGTCCCAAAGCTGAAGGCTGCCGCCTGTTTGGTGGCTGTTTCAGGACAAAgctaaaagaaaggaagagaagacGTGGTGTGGAGTATTTGTCAGCTTATAGTGGGAAACAATGATTAGGATCTGGCCCTATCACCAACCTATGCCCATGGCTAAACCAAGCAGCTCCATATACATTTTCTAATGGGTTACAATGCTACTGTATATTCAGACAAATATCCAAATAATTTGACATCTTACCTGGAGACTACGTCCTGCTTCTTGTTCCCATCTGAGGAACTCCCCTCTGACATTATAGACAGCAGCAAGCAGCTTAACGTCAGTGTTCtgtcagagacacaaacagaaaccgttttattgtttgtttttttacaggttCATTGTTCAATTTGTAGTATTATTCTTCATTGTGATGACTTAAAGATGGTAGTTTGGTAGTTTATTACTTACCTTGTTTCTTCCTCTGAAACTGAATCTAATAGGAACAGGATCGGTCTGAAGCACTCGACTGGCTAAACCTGGTTCATCCCCATAGTAAAGCCATGGCAGATTAACTCTCCTGGAGACAGAGTAACCAAAGTTCTTACTGTTCATCCGCTACAAACATAGCAAATATTTATATGTCATGACAATGTTGATTACCAGTAGGAAATGTCTCGCGTTGAGCTCAGAGGAGCTCTAGATCTGAAGATGATGTTAAAGAGTCTGCATGCATCGGTGGAGATGCCGCTAAAGGAGTGCATGTTCATCACACACATGTTCCCGAGAGCCTGACATGCCGTCAGGTTGGAGAAGACCTGTAACCACACAGCTTGTTTATacttactgtacatgtgtgtatttattagATGCATTTTGGCATTTCAGTGGCTAATGATGAATGTCTATGTCAAATACTAACAGCTATCACAATTACAAATATGACCAGATATCCCAGATATCCTCTTATGTCCGAATGAACATCTCTTGTAAACTGGCTTTTTGTAATGTTAGATAAAGAAAACTTGAATTACAAGGCAGGCTGCTGACGAGGAGTACAGGTTTTTGACGAACCAGGCAGACTGGATGCTGAACTTCTGCAAAGggaacagaataataataataaacaataaatcagaaaaaatataaaaataaagataaataaactgAGCAAGGGGGAGACAAGACTCACCAACTGAGCATAGTTGACACTGGGATTCACATTGGTGGAGAGGCTGCCTGGAGGAAAACATAATCCACCTGCCTAGAGAGATCACAAACAGTCATTGATGATACATTTTATGAGTCTATTACAGaatggtgtgtgtttgatgtggacAGTGAGCAGAACTCACCTG
Protein-coding regions in this window:
- the tmem67 gene encoding meckelin isoform X2: MATGTLPHVANRYRVPLTLYLLIYTDLLDCQQFVVPYKTPSDCSAEEFFDISSLSCVKCGSNQRRSTTGLSCICKTGYQTLTTDKASVTCRQCPTDKPAVTKGGFGCIRCPGSLSDEGHCQCPPGDILVERDVNGNLLEEARCVTCNGNTPGLSVPNSSGDRCERCQATFINSSCVCNPPNIQAGGLCFPPGSLSTNVNPSVNYAQLKFSIQSAWFVKNLYSSSAACLVFSNLTACQALGNMCVMNMHSFSGISTDACRLFNIIFRSRAPLSSTRDISYWRVNLPWLYYGDEPGLASRVLQTDPVPIRFSFRGRNKNTDVKLLAAVYNVRGEFLRWEQEAGRSLQLCPETATKQAAAFSFGTTYQQSCDFSVAELLGTHPEPLFYDVFMDLGGGENRKLLPLPTLIYNQQYNGRFINQENMKNWYLSRRIFLVDTLSGREKSIGSQPKVIRVATSVKIRFQLVPRTQEGQVYPPLLTVTYSDVLITDINTQTVSTTFAVEYEMDQNEARMKTDTALGVMGGVAVLYSLLKTVSWKRRIGSVHIDVEAILKFLLFYAGDLANVFFAVTVGTGLYWLIFYKTLKAQQFVSVVLPLPAQEEQFVTYIGCAFALKAIQFLHKLIIQVSVDIFFIDWERPRSKASRTAQGEGKREPAPVSIWRTYFVANEWNEIQTIRKISPTFQIMAVLFFLEVLGFSNLALRDPWPTLERSSQAYTPSYSLMLRYGLAASLWLCIGLLQVIFFTVFHEHFVEDKIRQFVDLCSISNVSVLLLSHRSFGYYIHGRSVHGHADTNMEEMNNNLKRESESLCGQRGLLPNTEIQTFQVSLARRLCEQYERIREPLSRRSGPSRLMDAGSANLFEQNTRAYHTMNHFLGSVIDHAQPDMDYIVKDKLMFERVIGMEFLEPNEKSIFYNDEAHSFSDLLYYGNEATLLIFDTLFFCVVDLGSQNFVLASVLTYVQQMIFRLIRNTLGRKNLVNKTLVDERFLI
- the tmem67 gene encoding meckelin isoform X4; the encoded protein is MATGTLPHVANRYRVPLTLYLLIYTDLLDCQQFVVPYKTPSDCSAEEFFDISSLSCVKCGSNQRRSTTGLSCICKTGYQTLTTDKASVTCRQCPTDKPAVTKGGFGCIRCPGSLSDEGHCQCPPGDILVERDVNGNLLEEARCVTCNGNTPGLSVPNSSGDRCERCQATFINSSCVCNPPNIQAGGLCFPPGSLSTNVNPSVNYAQLKFSIQSAWFVKNLYSSSAACLVFSNLTACQALGNMCVMNMHSFSGISTDACRLFNIIFRSRAPLSSTRDISYWRVNLPWLYYGDEPGLASRVLQTDPVPIRFSFRGRNKNTDVKLLAAVYNVRGEFLRWEQEAGRSLQLCPETATKQAAAFSFGTTYQQSCDFSVAELLGTHPEPLFYDVFMDLGGGENRKLLPLPTLIYNQQYNGRFINQENMKNWYLSRRIFLVDTLSGREKSIGSQPKVIRVATSVKIRFQLVPRTQEGQVYPPLLTVTYSDVLITDINTQTVSTTFAVEYEMDQNEARMKTDTALGVMGGVAVLYSLLKTVSWKRRIGSVHIDVEAILKFLLFYAGDLANVFFAVTVGTGLYWLIFYKAQQFVSVVLPLPAQEEQFVTYIGCAFALKAIQFLHKLIIQVSVDIFFIDWERPRSKASRTAQGEGKREPAPVSIWRTYFVANEWNEIQTIRKISPTFQIMAVLFFLEVLGFSNLALRDPWPTLERSSQAYTPSYSLMLRYGLAASLWLCIGLLQVIFFTVFHEHFVEDKIRQFVDLCSISNVSVLLLSHRSFGYYIHGRSVHGHADTNMEEMNNNLKRESESLCGQRGLLPNTEIQTFQVSLARRLCEQYERIREPLSRRSGPSRLMDAGSANLFEQNTRAYHTMNHFLGSVIDHAQPDMDYIVKDKLMFERVIGMEFLEPNEKSIFYNDEAHSFSDLLYYGNEATLLIFDTLFFCVVDLGSQNFVLASVLTYVQQMIFRLIRNTLGRKNLVNKTLVDERFLI
- the tmem67 gene encoding meckelin isoform X3, whose translation is MATGTLPHVANRYRVPLTLYLLIYTDLLDCQQFVVPYKTPSDCSAEEFFDISSLSCVKCGSNQRRSTTGLSCICKTGYQTLTTDKASVTCRQCPTDKPAVTKGGFGCIRCPGSLSDEGHCQCPPGDILVERDVNGNLLEEARCVTCNGNTPGLSVPNSSGDRCERCQATFINSSCVCNPPNIQAGGLCFPPGSLSTNVNPSVNYAQLKFSIQSAWFVKNLYSSSAACLVFSNLTACQALGNMCVMNMHSFSGISTDACRLFNIIFRSRAPLSSTRDISYWRVNLPWLYYGDEPGLASRVLQTDPVPIRFSFRGRNKNTDVKLLAAVYNVRGEFLRWEQEAGRSLQLCPETATKQAAAFSFGTTYQQSCDFSVAELLGTHPEPLFYDVFMDLGGGENRKLLPLPTLIYNQQYNGRFINQENMKNWYLSRRIFLVDTLSGREKSIGSQPKVIRVATSVKIRFQLVPRTQEGQVYPPLLTVTYSDVLITDINTQTVSTTFAVEYEMDQNEARMKTDTALGVMGGVAVLYSLLKTVSWKRRIGSVHIDVEAILKFLLFYAGDLANVFFAVTVGTGLYWLIFYKAQQFVSVVLPLPAQEEQFVTYIGCAFALKAIQFLHKLIIQVSVDIFFIDWERPRSKASRTAQAGEGKREPAPVSIWRTYFVANEWNEIQTIRKISPTFQIMAVLFFLEVLGFSNLALRDPWPTLERSSQAYTPSYSLMLRYGLAASLWLCIGLLQVIFFTVFHEHFVEDKIRQFVDLCSISNVSVLLLSHRSFGYYIHGRSVHGHADTNMEEMNNNLKRESESLCGQRGLLPNTEIQTFQVSLARRLCEQYERIREPLSRRSGPSRLMDAGSANLFEQNTRAYHTMNHFLGSVIDHAQPDMDYIVKDKLMFERVIGMEFLEPNEKSIFYNDEAHSFSDLLYYGNEATLLIFDTLFFCVVDLGSQNFVLASVLTYVQQMIFRLIRNTLGRKNLVNKTLVDERFLI
- the tmem67 gene encoding meckelin isoform X1; the encoded protein is MATGTLPHVANRYRVPLTLYLLIYTDLLDCQQFVVPYKTPSDCSAEEFFDISSLSCVKCGSNQRRSTTGLSCICKTGYQTLTTDKASVTCRQCPTDKPAVTKGGFGCIRCPGSLSDEGHCQCPPGDILVERDVNGNLLEEARCVTCNGNTPGLSVPNSSGDRCERCQATFINSSCVCNPPNIQAGGLCFPPGSLSTNVNPSVNYAQLKFSIQSAWFVKNLYSSSAACLVFSNLTACQALGNMCVMNMHSFSGISTDACRLFNIIFRSRAPLSSTRDISYWRVNLPWLYYGDEPGLASRVLQTDPVPIRFSFRGRNKNTDVKLLAAVYNVRGEFLRWEQEAGRSLQLCPETATKQAAAFSFGTTYQQSCDFSVAELLGTHPEPLFYDVFMDLGGGENRKLLPLPTLIYNQQYNGRFINQENMKNWYLSRRIFLVDTLSGREKSIGSQPKVIRVATSVKIRFQLVPRTQEGQVYPPLLTVTYSDVLITDINTQTVSTTFAVEYEMDQNEARMKTDTALGVMGGVAVLYSLLKTVSWKRRIGSVHIDVEAILKFLLFYAGDLANVFFAVTVGTGLYWLIFYKTLKAQQFVSVVLPLPAQEEQFVTYIGCAFALKAIQFLHKLIIQVSVDIFFIDWERPRSKASRTAQAGEGKREPAPVSIWRTYFVANEWNEIQTIRKISPTFQIMAVLFFLEVLGFSNLALRDPWPTLERSSQAYTPSYSLMLRYGLAASLWLCIGLLQVIFFTVFHEHFVEDKIRQFVDLCSISNVSVLLLSHRSFGYYIHGRSVHGHADTNMEEMNNNLKRESESLCGQRGLLPNTEIQTFQVSLARRLCEQYERIREPLSRRSGPSRLMDAGSANLFEQNTRAYHTMNHFLGSVIDHAQPDMDYIVKDKLMFERVIGMEFLEPNEKSIFYNDEAHSFSDLLYYGNEATLLIFDTLFFCVVDLGSQNFVLASVLTYVQQMIFRLIRNTLGRKNLVNKTLVDERFLI